In the Silurus meridionalis isolate SWU-2019-XX chromosome 6, ASM1480568v1, whole genome shotgun sequence genome, one interval contains:
- the LOC124387820 gene encoding lactose-binding lectin l-2-like: MARHTKVVLLLLLAFTVIAFADVEKHLSEEYFDQLVQEAINRKERGECLGCCPLGWVKFNTRCYSYHGVSMDWASAENQCLKLGANLLSVHSENDYQLAKALIRAYDPVQNPTWLGLSNCQKRNSWFWNDGTKLSFTKWNQNEPNFNNRECCAHMNWERQKDWNDIPCDNSYPFVCAKRIN, from the exons ATGGCTCGTCATACTAAAGTGGTGTTACTTCTTCTTCTCGCCTTCACAGTTATAGCTTTTG CTGATGTGGAGAAACATCTTTCAG AGGAATATTTTGATCAGCTTGTACAAG AAGCCATAAACCGTAAAGAACGGGGGGAATGCCTGGGATGCTGTCCATTGGGCTGGGTGAAATTTAATACACGTTGCTACAGTTACCATGGAGTCAGCATGGACTGGGCATCTGCTGAG AATCAATGTCTGAAATTGGGTGCAAACTTGCTGTCAGTACACAGCGAAAATGACTATCAGCTGGCTAAGGCCCTTATCCGTGCTTATGACCCCGTGCAGAACCCAACTTGGCTTGGCCTCTCTAACTGTCAGAAG AGGAACAGCTGGTTTTGGAATGATGGTACCAAATTGTCTTTTACCAAGTGGAACCAAAATGAACCAAATTTTAACAATAGAGAGTGTTGTGCACACATGAACTGGGAAA GGCAGAAGGACTGGAATGACATTCCATGTGATAATAGCTATCCTTTCGTGTGTGCTAAGAGAATCAACTGA
- the LOC124387819 gene encoding lactose-binding lectin l-2-like, whose amino-acid sequence MKSQNYSMARQTEAVLLLILAASATALATAELSDAYFDKLVQEAAHRQVNEKCGKCCSNGWVISDKRCYIYQATRMIWASAEKHCQNLGGHLISIQNDNDYRLAKSVIRIHDPGENPTWIGLSDCQKRNHWFWTDGSKMTYTKWNPREPNHILGECCVQMNHGKMKDWNDVGCKKKFPFVCAKSFY is encoded by the exons ATGAAAAGCCAGAATTACAGTATGGCACGTCAAACTGAAGCAGTGTTGCTTCTTATTCTGGCCGCATCAGCAACAGCTTTGG CTACTGCAGAGCTGTCag ATGCTTATTTTGATAAGCTCGTACAAG AAGCAGCACACCGTCAAGTCAATGAAAAATGCGGCAAATGCTGTTCAAATGGCTGGGTGATATCTGATAAACGCTGTTATATATATCAGGCCACTAGGATGATCTGGGCTTCTGCTgag aaaCACTGTCAGAATTTGGGTGGACACTTGATCTCAATTCAAAATGACAACGATTATCGACTGGCCAAGTCCGTTATCCGTATTCATGACCCTGGAGAGAATCCAACATGGATCGGCCTTTCTGACTGTCAGAAG AGAAATCACTGGTTTTGGACTGATGGCAGCAAAATGACTTACACCAAATGGAACCCAAGGGAACCCAATCATATCTTAGGAGAGTGCTGTGTCCAAATGAACCATGGCA AAATGAAGGACTGGAATGATGTTGGCTGTAAAAAGAAATTTCCTTTCGTGTGTGCTAAAAGCTTTTACTGA
- the LOC124387539 gene encoding lactose-binding lectin l-2-like, which translates to MVEIVEDTDAVKGDQSRIDTSPFCKELGQCPEETLGDSKEVASSPGPLREDARWRWPYPEAHSVAGLTDQIPEGAGAGRTPDTAASAEKHCLKLGGHLVSIHNRNEQELVRALIRAHDYSENLSWIGLSNCEKKRSFFWSDGTKYDYAPWAPNEPNFQWDECCVHMNYGDRKGWNDYPCDRIQPFVCAKSSA; encoded by the exons atgGTCGAAATAGTTGAAGATACAGATGCCGTGAAGGGAGACCAGAGCCGCATCGACACATCGCCATTTTGTAAAG agcTGGGGCAGTGCCCTGAAGAGACTCTAGGAGACTCGAAGGAGGTGGCAAGTTCTCCTGGACCACTGCGAGAGGATGCTCGCTGGCGCTGGCCATACCCTGAAGCACATTCagtggcagggttaacggacCAGATCCCTGAGGGGGCCGGGGCAGGGCGGACAccagatactgcg GCTTCTGCTGag aaACACTGTCTGAAGCTCGGTGGACACTTGGTCTCAATACACAACAGAAATGAACAAGAACTGGTCAGGGCCCTTATTCGTGCTCATGACTATAGTGAGAATCTGTCATGGATCGGTCTCTCTAACTGTGAGAAG aAAAGGAGCTTCTTTTGGTCTGATGGCACTAAATATGATTACGCCCCATGGGCTCCAAATGAACCCAATTTTCAATGGGATGAGTGCTGCGTGCATATGAACTACGGTg ACAGAAAGGGATGGAATGACTATCCGTGTGACAGGATCCAACCCTTTGTTTGTGCCAAGAGCAGTGCCTGA